The sequence below is a genomic window from Candidatus Sungiibacteriota bacterium.
GTGCGAACAAATTTAAGATCGGTTAAGTCTTTATTGTCGTAGTAAGAGGCGGTAAAGGAGTTAGCCGCGACTGCGGAAAGAGACTGTATTGTTTCCGGACTTGTGGTTTGAGCAAAAGCCAAAAGCGGAACTGCCATCAAAGTTCCTAAAAATATGATTGAAAAAAGGGGGGGCGTAAATTTCACTTTCTTGCAATTACTTTTTTCACCGCTTCTTTGATATTACTTACCCCCATCCCAAAATGTTCAACTAACTCTCTGGGTTCACCTGATTCACCAAACCGATTTTGCACCCCTATAAATTCCATGGGTACGGGATAGTGCCTTGCTAAAATTTCAGCAACCGCAGAACCCATGCCTCCCGCGACTTGATGCTCTTCAACAGTGACCACATATCCCGCATCTTTGGCTGCTTTAACTATGGTTTCCTCATCCATAGGTTTTATGGACGGGCTATTGACTACCCTTATTGAAAACCCTTCTTGCTCAAGTTCCGAAGCGGCCAAAATCGCATTATGCGTCAGCGGACCGCAGGCAATAATTGAAACATCCGGCTTTTTCCCCGATTCCTGCCAAAAAACCTGCGCTTTTCCAATTTCAAACGGCGTCTCCTCTGTAGTAAATACCGGGGTTTTTTCGCGGGCGTAACGGCTGTAACACGGGCCTTCAACTTTGGACATAGCATAAGTCACTTTCTTTGCTTCCCACATATCACAGGGCGCAAAAACCTGCATATTTGCAATTGGCCGCATAAGGGCAATATCTTCAATGGCTTGGTGCGTTGCGCCATCCGGTCCCACGGAAACTCCGGCATGCGCTCCTCCGATTTTTACGTTCGCCTCGTTATAGGCAATGGTGGTGCGAATCTGTTCCCAGTTTCTGCCCGGACTAAACATGGCATAACTTGCAATAAAAGGAATTTTACCCATAAGCGACATTCCGGCGGCAACCGACGCCATATTCTGCTCCGCCACTCCCATTTCCACAAATCGCTCCGGAAATTTTTTGGCAAATGCTTCAGTACGGGTTGATTCGGTAAGGTCTGCGCAGAGTGCCACCACATTCGGGTTTTCGTCCCCGGCCTGCAGTAATCCCAAACCCCAACCATCTCGTGTGGGTTTTTGCTCAAGAGACTTCAGGTCAAGAATATTCTCAACCAATTTCATTTTAGAATTAATCGGCATACCTTTTCACTTTTTACGCAATGCATTCAGAATATTTAGGGTTGAATGAATTTTTGCCCATTTTCTTAAATATTTCCAGTTGAGTCTCTTTTGAAATTTAATAACTACTTCAACATCTCGTAACTGAAGTTCCGAACCGCTTTCTTTATGCCAACGCAGTTTATTTAAAATAAGATCCTCCGGGGATATAAAATAAATCTTTCTCCCGGCAATTATCCTTGACACCCGTCGCTGAAGCTCCTCTCTTGAAAATTCGTCCTTCTTGCTAACCCAAAAGTCCACCTTAATCCCGGACTCCACATGAATAAAATTAAATTCACCCTTGCGCTCAAATGCTCTTATAACCATACGCTCATCCACATAGCTCATTTCCGAAATCCCTCTTAGCGCAGCCGTAAGTTTCCCAATCTGCGGTTCAAAAAGTTCAATAATCACATCAATGTCAAGCGTAGAGCGTGGTTTCCCCCACACTGATACGGCATAACCTCCGGTCACAGCGTAAGGAATTCGGAGGCGCTCAAGAATTTCTGCGACTTTTCCGAGTAGCTCTCGAAAATCCATGAGGGTTCCCTAATTTATTAAGTTCCCGGAGAAACATTGAAAAATCGGAGGCGTATTTCAATCTTTTATCCGCCGACATTTTTCTAAAAATATCGTCTTGGGTGTCCTGGGCTGATTTTCTATATAATTTTTCCATTTTTTATTTCTTTACCCCCAAATAAGAAAAGGTGGTACTCAATTTGTTTATTTCAGTTATGGCTTTATTTGCTTCGCTTAACAGAAAAAGTGTCGTACTAATAGCAAAAATTACAAGCACAAAAAAATGTAGCGCCGAGCGTTTCGATGAACTCATGACTGTAATAGAGGTTATCTAAAAACCCCTTATTCTACTGCAATTGCAGAATTTTGGCTACGGCTTCGTCCGTCCTCCTCGGCGTATATTAGCCATATACGCCTTCGTCGTCCGTCCTAGCCTCACTCAAAATTCTGCAATTTCGCTACGAAACGGAGTTCTTAGATGACCTCAAACAGACTTAAAACGCGGTTCCGCCTCCTTTATGATAAATCGCCCCGAGCTTCAGCCAAATCGCAATCAAAACCAGCACAATCGCGTCGTTAAACCAGTGGTCCGAGGTATACCCAAATGCAAAACCGCGCGCCTCGGCAATCCAGGCAAGAACCAAAGACAGCACCCCCAAAAGACCAACCACAATACTGATTTTTGTTAGATTGTTAGCTTTATTCATAATTAATATTTACTACTACTGTTGTCCTCCGCCAGAACCGCCGCATGTACCGCAGCCGTACTGCCCGTGATGCTTTTTAAGACCGAGGGCAAGTACTCCGCCTACGAGCGCGTTCCAATACCATGTAGTAACCGTAACTCCCAAAAAC
It includes:
- a CDS encoding transketolase family protein; the protein is MPINSKMKLVENILDLKSLEQKPTRDGWGLGLLQAGDENPNVVALCADLTESTRTEAFAKKFPERFVEMGVAEQNMASVAAGMSLMGKIPFIASYAMFSPGRNWEQIRTTIAYNEANVKIGGAHAGVSVGPDGATHQAIEDIALMRPIANMQVFAPCDMWEAKKVTYAMSKVEGPCYSRYAREKTPVFTTEETPFEIGKAQVFWQESGKKPDVSIIACGPLTHNAILAASELEQEGFSIRVVNSPSIKPMDEETIVKAAKDAGYVVTVEEHQVAGGMGSAVAEILARHYPVPMEFIGVQNRFGESGEPRELVEHFGMGVSNIKEAVKKVIARK